From the genome of Colletes latitarsis isolate SP2378_abdomen unplaced genomic scaffold, iyColLati1 scaffold0007, whole genome shotgun sequence, one region includes:
- the LOC143350590 gene encoding uncharacterized protein LOC143350590, translated as MGDFNSHHHLWGSHKTDSRGIIIENLLKSPEIILLNAGNPTYFTISTDWHKYKSIIANNLQESLNQDIDPSSINQTIDSLETTIQTAAKESSEPIKIRTDKRRNVPWWNENCQSAMKESHKAFNRAKKHPTTENLINFKKLRENFRKIIKESKRHSWQTYISTITNRTPTSTIWKKIKNINGRPNYTEIQFLNFGNDNIITNPKDIADILAMTFQSHSNNLNHDHYPPVTHSDNNPIATDDTCIDPILNTNITIEELKDTLQTTKNSSPGPDNIPNKLLKELPPTGIEYLLRIFNCIWTHQVFPENWRKAIVVPILKPNKNKHNPESYRPIALTNCLCKLIEKIINRRLRWFLETNNILAPNQYGFRQFRSTTDVLINIETSISEAFLKNELLATVCLDIEKAYDKIHRQRIIDILTNLKINFNMVAFIKNFLHHRSIQVRAYGTLSNPTVIQNGVPQGSVISVTLFLVGINNIMENIPPPIQGHLFADDLTLTCSGRNIKTVIKLLQTTINKLQTWSEQSGLRLSPKKTQYIIFSKQRKQNQNLPKLYIENIEVKKVDNIKLLGLTFDSKLTWVPYMKHLKNTCTKKMNVIKTLANNNWGVDQETILKTYQAMIRSQIDYGSIVYNSAKPNTLKMIDTIHHTALRIATGNYRTSPINSILFEAKEPPLDQRRKFLSLKYTAKMSSTPNNPTYNYVFGNRYTPLLNKKPKLPIPFYGRINKYRNLVKIMSTLAITRSVGKIAPWTIQTPKIDVTLANVVKDQKSSLEHRVDFLQLDKKYPNCVKLYTDASKTDQGVGIAIICDNMTRKLRLPNASSIFSAEAYAVLKALHYIQSQNLQHAVIYTDSISVINAIENTGNKNKHDTILNIQEIYTDLIHNGKQVILIWAPSHQGIIGNEKADTAAKEAASHPPNEVEGRIPYQDLVTSLKHAEKQEWNIIWTTSKKTKTHDTVQDFYQPMPSAMTRRERIIMARLRTGYCRLTHEYLIKKTDPPFCNVCDQPLSTNHMLYECRRFQTSRQKYNIEKTTALTAPGCTDATLNYLKEINMYKEI; from the exons ATGGGCGACTTTAATAGCCATCATCATCTTTGGGGTTCGCATAAAACAGATAGCCGCGGAATAATCATAGAGAACCTGCTCAAAAGTCCAGAGATAATCTTGCTCAATGCAGGAAATCCAACATACTTCACCATCAGCACCG ACTGGCACAAGTACAAATCAATAATAGCAAATAACCTCCAGGAATCTCTAAACCAAGACATTGACCCTTCCTCTATAAATCAAACAATCGATTCATTAGAAACAACTATTCAAACAGCAGCAAAGGAATCTTCTGAACCAATAAAAATTCGAACCGACAAGAGAAGAAATGTGCCATGGTGGAACGAAAACTGTCAATCTGCCATGAAAGAAAGCCACAAAGCCTTCAACAGGGCAAAGAAacaccctacaaccgaaaacctaataaatttcaaaaagctACGAGAAAATTTCCGCAAAATAATCAAAGAAAGCAAACGACACTCCTGGCAAACGTACATATCCACTATCACTAATCGAACCCCAACGAGTACAATAtggaaaaaaatcaaaaatatcaatggaaGACCCAACTACACAGAAATACAGTTCCTCAACTTCGGCAACGATAACATCATAACCAATCCAAAGGACATAGCCGATATCCTTGCGATGACTTTTCAAAGCCATTCAAACAACTTAAACCATGACCACTATCCTCCAGTAACCCACTCCGACAACAATCCCATCGCAACAGACGACACCTGTATAGACCCTATCCTTAATACAAatataacaatagaagaactaaAAGACACCCTCCAGACAACAAAAAACTCCTCCCCGGGACCAGACAAcataccaaacaaactgttaaaAGAACTACCGCCAACTGGCATCGAATACCTATTACGTATTTTCAACTGCATATGGACCCACCAAGTATTCCCTGAAAACTGGAGGAAAGCCATAGTAGTACCCATACTTAAACCGAATAAAAACAAACACAATCCAGAAAGTTACAGACCGATTGCTCTAACCAACTGCCTATGCAAACTCATAGAAAAAATCATTAACAGAAGACTTAGGTGGTTTCTCGAGACAAACAACATCTTAGCACCCAACCAATATGGATTCAGACAGTTCAGATCAACGACAGACGTCCTCATCAACATAGAAACAAGTATATCAGAAGCGTTCCTAAAAAACGAACTACTTGCTACAGTATGTCTAGATATTGAAAAAGCGTACGATAAGATACACAGACAAAGAATCATCGATATCCTCACcaacttaaaaataaatttcaacatgGTTGCCTTCATCAAAAACTTCCTCCACCACAGATCCATCCAAGTCAGAGCATATGGAACTCTGTCCAACCCAACAGTCATCCAAAATGGAGTACCACAAGGATCAGTAATCAGTGTCACACTATTCCTGGTAGGAATCAATAACATAATGGAAAATATACCACCACCGATTCAAGGACACTTGTTTGCTGACGACTTAACATTAACCTGCAGTGGAAGAAACATTAAAACAGTAATAAAACTGCTGCAAACAACCATAAACAAACTCCAAACATGGTCCGAACAATCGGGGCTTAGACTTTCCCCCAAAAAAACGCAGTACATAATATTCTCCAAACAACGTAAGCAAAACCAAAACTTGCCAAAACTATATATCGAAAACATCGAAGTTAAAAAAGTAGACAATATTAAACTCCTTGGACTTACATTTGATTCCAAACTGACATGGGTTCCATACATGAAACACTTGAAAAATACATGCACCAAAAAGATGAATGTCATCAAGACACTAGCAAACAATAACTGGGGAGTAGACCAAGAAACTATCCTTAAAACCTACCAAGCGATGATTAGATCCCAAATCGATTACGGCTCAATAGTGTATAATTCCGCAAAACCCAACACATTAAAAATGATCGATACAATCCACCATACAGCTCTGAGAATAGCCACTGGAAACTACCGCACCAGCCCAATAAACAGTATATTATTCGAAGCTAAAGAACCACCACTCGACcaaagaagaaaatttttgaGCCTTAAATATACAGCCAAAATGTCATCTACTCCGAATAACCCCACCTACAACTACGTATTCGGAAACAGATACACTCCATTACTAAATAAAAAACCAAAGCTACCAATACCATTCTACGGTAGAATCAACAAATACCGGAACCTAGTTAAAATAATGTCGACACTAGCTATTACACGCAGCGTTGGAAAAATAGCACCCTGGACCATACAAACCCCCAAAATAGACGTGACTCTTGCGAATGTTGTCAAAGACCAAAAAAGTAGCCTAGAACACAGAGTTGATTTCCTACAACTAGATAAAAAATACCCGAACTGTGTAAAGCTATACACCGATGCATCCAAGACCGACCAGGGTGTAGGAATTGCCATTATATGTGACAACATGACCAGAAAACTTCGTCTTCCTAATGCCTCATCCATCTTCTCAGCTGAAGCATACGCAGTTCTTAAAGCACTACACTATATTCAAAGCCAAAATCTCCAACACGCTGTCATCTATACTGACTCTATAAGCGTAATTAATGCAATAGAAAACACCGGCAATAAGAACAAACATGATACCATATTGAACATCCAAGAAATATACACAGACCTTATCCACAATGGCAAACAAGTAATTCTAATATGGGCGCCTTCCCATCAAGGGATAATAGGTAACGAAAAAGCTGACACAGCAGCCAAAGAAGCAGCATCCCACCCACCCAATGAAGTGGAGGGAAGAATACCATATCAAGACCTCGTCACTTCGCTGAAACACGCTGAAAAACAAGAATGGAACATTATATGGACCACctccaaaaaaacaaaaacacacGATACAGTGCAAGATTTCTACCAGCCAATGCCTTCCGCCATGACCAGAAGAGAAAGAATAATCATGGCACGACTGCGCACAGGATACTGCAGACTGACGCACGAGTATTTGATCAAGAAGACGGACCCACCATTCTGCAATGTATGCGACCAACCGTTATCGACCAACCACATGCTGTATGAATGTAGGAGATTCCAGACCTCAAGACAAAAGTACAATATAGAAAAAACAACAGCCTTGACGGCGCCAGGGTGCACCGATGCTACCCTGAATTACCTAAAAGAAATTAACATGTACAAGGAAATCTAA